From a single Planctellipticum variicoloris genomic region:
- a CDS encoding alkaline phosphatase D family protein, with translation MHRLPNWELNRRAFVLSGLALAGLPWRAQASSLLVKHQQKFTGNPFTLGAASGDPTPSSVVLWTRLAPSPLTPDGGMPAENVEVRWVIAKDDQLRDVVREGRSIATPLFAHSLHVEVDGLEPDRWYSYGFFVGNEASPIGRTRTMPALSVLPGKLRYAFASCQHYETGLYTAYEHMAQEDLDLVAHLGDYIYEYEGKDKRVRKHEGPKLTSLDDYRIRHAQYKTDGHLQAMHAACPWVVAWDDHEFENNCAGDISERSGVDPVLFLQQRARAYRAYYEHMPLGPMSIPQGPYMRLYKNIQFGRLAQFSVLDTRQYRSDQPNGDGKKPATGAVLDPQTTMLGGDQEHWLNNSLLNSPARWNVLAQQVMVAPVDFEPGPEVHLSMDQWGGYDVARTRLLSFLRDRQISNPVVITGDIHSNWVNDLKVNFREADSPTVATEFVGTSISSGGNGSQTVPRAQGMEQENPFVKFFNAERGYVSCTLTPKEYRADYQVVEYVDKPGAPKVTRASFVVEDGKAGAERA, from the coding sequence ATGCATCGTCTGCCGAACTGGGAACTGAACCGCCGGGCGTTCGTGCTGTCGGGACTGGCGCTCGCCGGTCTCCCCTGGCGGGCTCAGGCCTCGTCGCTGCTGGTGAAGCACCAGCAGAAGTTCACGGGCAACCCGTTTACGCTCGGCGCGGCCTCCGGCGATCCGACGCCGTCGAGCGTCGTCCTCTGGACGCGGCTGGCCCCGTCGCCGCTGACGCCCGACGGCGGCATGCCGGCCGAGAACGTCGAGGTCCGCTGGGTGATCGCGAAAGACGATCAGCTCCGCGACGTCGTCCGCGAAGGCCGGTCGATCGCCACGCCCCTCTTCGCCCATTCGCTGCACGTGGAAGTCGACGGACTGGAGCCGGACCGCTGGTACTCGTACGGGTTCTTCGTCGGCAACGAGGCCAGCCCGATCGGCCGGACGCGCACAATGCCCGCTCTGAGCGTCCTGCCCGGAAAGCTGCGCTACGCGTTCGCCTCCTGCCAGCACTACGAGACCGGCCTCTACACCGCCTACGAGCACATGGCGCAGGAGGATCTCGATCTGGTCGCCCACCTGGGGGACTACATCTACGAGTATGAAGGGAAGGACAAACGGGTCCGCAAGCACGAAGGGCCCAAGCTGACGTCGCTGGACGACTACCGGATTCGTCACGCCCAGTACAAGACCGACGGGCACTTGCAGGCCATGCATGCGGCATGTCCGTGGGTTGTGGCGTGGGACGATCACGAGTTCGAGAACAATTGCGCGGGGGATATTTCCGAGAGGTCGGGGGTCGATCCGGTGCTGTTTCTCCAGCAGCGGGCGCGGGCCTATCGGGCCTACTACGAGCACATGCCGCTCGGTCCGATGAGCATTCCGCAGGGGCCGTACATGCGGCTCTATAAGAACATCCAGTTCGGCCGACTGGCGCAGTTTTCCGTGCTGGATACGCGGCAGTACCGGAGCGACCAGCCGAACGGCGACGGGAAGAAGCCTGCGACCGGAGCGGTGCTCGATCCGCAGACGACGATGCTGGGCGGGGATCAGGAGCACTGGCTGAACAACAGCCTGCTGAATTCACCGGCCCGGTGGAACGTGCTGGCGCAGCAGGTGATGGTTGCGCCGGTCGATTTTGAGCCGGGTCCGGAAGTCCATTTGAGCATGGATCAGTGGGGCGGCTACGACGTCGCCCGCACCCGGCTGTTGAGCTTTCTGCGCGATCGGCAGATTTCCAATCCGGTGGTGATTACCGGCGACATTCATTCCAACTGGGTGAACGACCTGAAGGTCAATTTCCGCGAAGCCGATTCGCCGACGGTGGCGACGGAGTTCGTCGGGACGTCAATCAGCTCGGGAGGCAATGGGTCCCAGACGGTTCCGCGGGCGCAGGGGATGGAACAGGAAAACCCGTTCGTGAAGTTCTTCAATGCCGAACGGGGCTACGTGAGCTGCACGCTGACGCCGAAGGAATACCGGGCGGACTACCAGGTGGTGGAGTACGTCGACAAGCCGGGGGCGCCGAAGGTGACGCGGGCCTCGTTCGTGGTGGAAGACGGGAAGGCGGGGGCGGAGCGGGCGTAG
- a CDS encoding protein-tyrosine phosphatase family protein — protein sequence MRAIDQTPLFLGHAGNVRNLSSLHAAGIEIVVDLAAEESPAVLSRDLVYCRFPLLDGGDNPDWLLRLAVETVADAIRNNVPCLIGCSAGLSRTPAIAVFGLARGRSLSIEEALHRVSETGPVSISPGLWEQLRKFC from the coding sequence ATGCGCGCCATCGACCAGACTCCGCTCTTCCTCGGCCATGCCGGCAACGTGCGCAATCTCAGCTCGCTTCACGCGGCGGGAATCGAAATCGTCGTTGATCTGGCGGCCGAAGAATCGCCAGCGGTCCTCTCTCGCGATCTGGTCTACTGCCGGTTCCCGTTGCTGGACGGCGGCGACAATCCCGACTGGCTGCTGCGATTGGCGGTCGAGACGGTTGCCGATGCTATTCGGAATAATGTCCCCTGCCTGATCGGCTGCAGCGCCGGCCTCAGTCGGACTCCAGCGATCGCAGTTTTCGGACTGGCTCGCGGCCGATCTCTTTCGATCGAAGAAGCGCTCCACCGCGTGTCCGAAACCGGCCCGGTCAGCATCTCACCAGGACTATGGGAGCAACTTCGAAAGTTCTGCTGA
- a CDS encoding YaiI/YqxD family protein, which translates to MKLWIDADAAPQEVKDLVFRASKRLQLPVVLVANTVIRPPLGNPLVSAVVVEGRADAADKYIVDQAEPGDVAVTQDVPLAAALVEKQVVTISPRGLEFTPDTVGQRLALRNMLEETRSAGGMTGGPSPYSAKDRHTFATTLDQVLTRLLRKRNR; encoded by the coding sequence ATGAAACTCTGGATCGACGCCGACGCCGCCCCGCAGGAGGTCAAAGACCTCGTCTTCCGCGCGTCCAAGCGGCTGCAGCTTCCTGTGGTGCTGGTGGCGAATACGGTCATCCGGCCGCCGCTCGGGAATCCGCTGGTCAGCGCAGTAGTCGTCGAAGGACGCGCGGATGCGGCTGACAAGTACATCGTCGACCAGGCGGAGCCGGGGGACGTGGCGGTGACGCAGGATGTCCCGCTGGCGGCGGCCCTGGTGGAGAAGCAGGTCGTCACGATCAGCCCGCGGGGGCTGGAGTTCACGCCCGACACCGTCGGGCAGCGGCTGGCGCTGCGGAACATGTTGGAAGAAACCCGCTCGGCCGGCGGCATGACCGGGGGGCCCTCTCCCTATAGCGCCAAGGACCGGCATACGTTTGCAACCACGCTCGATCAGGTGCTGACCCGGCTGCTTCGGAAACGGAACCGTTGA
- a CDS encoding DUF1328 domain-containing protein, with the protein MLSWALTFIVIAIIAGILGFGVIAGTAAMIAKFCFVLFLILFVVALLTGRRLSV; encoded by the coding sequence ATGTTGTCCTGGGCACTGACGTTCATCGTGATTGCGATTATTGCCGGCATCCTGGGCTTTGGCGTGATTGCCGGAACGGCCGCGATGATTGCCAAGTTCTGTTTCGTGCTGTTCCTGATCCTGTTCGTCGTGGCGCTGCTGACCGGTCGCCGGCTCAGCGTCTGA
- a CDS encoding response regulator transcription factor — MSTPKTRIFIVDDHPLMRDGLALLLRGESDLEVVGLAGSIQEAEQAIAAAPPDLLVTDLSLKDGSGIELIKYVKDRFPRIRILVLSAHEEHLYAERALRAGASGYVHKQESEEKLLEAVRAVQAGRRYVNEETLQRLLDQVIAGSDANPDDPVSRLTDRELEIYRSLGQGETPSDLARRLHLSPHTVDSHRENIRHKLGLKNGRELLQHAMRWILSQEH; from the coding sequence ATGTCGACTCCTAAAACACGTATCTTCATCGTCGACGACCATCCGCTGATGCGCGACGGCCTGGCGCTGCTGCTCAGGGGCGAGTCCGACCTGGAAGTCGTTGGTCTGGCCGGATCGATCCAGGAGGCCGAACAGGCGATTGCAGCCGCGCCGCCGGATCTGCTGGTCACGGATCTGTCGCTTAAGGATGGTTCGGGAATCGAGCTGATCAAGTACGTCAAAGACCGCTTTCCACGCATCCGGATCCTGGTCCTGTCCGCCCACGAGGAACACCTCTACGCCGAGCGCGCACTGCGGGCCGGCGCCTCGGGCTACGTCCACAAGCAGGAGTCGGAAGAAAAACTCCTCGAAGCCGTCCGGGCCGTGCAGGCCGGCCGCCGCTACGTCAACGAAGAGACTCTGCAGCGGCTGCTGGACCAGGTCATCGCGGGGTCGGACGCAAATCCCGACGACCCCGTATCGCGACTGACCGATCGCGAACTGGAGATCTACCGCAGCCTCGGGCAGGGCGAGACTCCGTCGGACCTGGCTCGCCGGCTCCACCTCAGCCCCCACACGGTCGATTCCCACCGCGAAAACATCCGACACAAGCTCGGACTGAAAAACGGGCGCGAGCTGCTGCAGCACGCGATGCGCTGGATTCTCAGCCAGGAACATTGA
- a CDS encoding PAS domain-containing sensor histidine kinase gives MSDLDQLPETGGSIHTANSPLHDEIYEQFIEAVHDYAVLTLDSAGCISSWNHGAERLFGRSGADALGRPVEELCPPADRADRKLQRCLSAADALGRTDLELRLTRGDGSFEARVDLSLLRSATHEGGGYCLIAHDLTVYRQRLRELTDQKRRLRSIVETAIDAIIIIDNRGLIDSVNRGAERMFGYAQEELLGRNVSLLMPEPYASEHDGYIQRYLQTGNARIIGIGRTVQARRKDGSLFPADLAVSAFEDGRPYFTGILRDVTVRKSLEAEILHIAETEQRRIGQELHDDIQQQLTGLTLFARHLADGLGAVAGDDPRLASLQKIALRIANGLRETNQSLRELARGLVPLHVDSEGLSAALASLAKQVRELYAIDCAYAGEPTLSGLDAQQTTHLYRIAQEAVQNILKHASAKKVSIRLFERDAQLALEISDDGVGVDREAQSSGRGLHIMAHRADLIGAVLTVRRGEPDGTIVCCALPFPRSA, from the coding sequence ATGTCGGATCTCGATCAGTTGCCTGAAACCGGAGGTTCGATTCATACCGCGAACTCGCCCCTCCACGACGAAATCTACGAGCAATTCATCGAAGCCGTTCACGACTACGCGGTCCTGACGCTCGATTCCGCCGGTTGCATCAGTTCCTGGAATCATGGCGCCGAACGCCTGTTCGGTCGCTCCGGGGCGGACGCTCTGGGCCGGCCGGTCGAAGAACTTTGTCCGCCTGCCGACCGCGCTGATCGCAAATTGCAGCGCTGCCTCAGCGCTGCCGACGCGCTCGGCCGGACTGATCTCGAACTGCGGCTGACGCGCGGCGACGGGTCCTTCGAGGCGCGCGTGGACCTCTCGCTTCTCCGCTCAGCCACCCATGAGGGCGGCGGTTACTGCCTGATCGCCCACGACCTGACCGTTTACCGACAACGTCTCCGCGAGTTGACCGATCAGAAGCGGAGATTGCGGTCCATCGTGGAAACGGCCATCGACGCGATCATCATCATCGACAACCGCGGCCTGATCGACAGCGTGAATCGCGGAGCCGAGCGAATGTTCGGATACGCTCAGGAGGAACTGCTCGGTCGCAATGTCAGCCTGCTGATGCCCGAACCCTACGCCTCGGAGCACGACGGCTACATTCAGCGATACCTGCAGACGGGAAACGCCAGGATCATTGGAATCGGCCGCACCGTCCAGGCCCGCCGCAAGGATGGTTCGCTGTTTCCCGCGGATCTGGCCGTCAGCGCTTTCGAAGACGGTCGTCCGTACTTCACCGGCATTCTTCGCGACGTCACAGTCCGCAAGTCGCTGGAGGCAGAAATTCTGCACATCGCCGAGACCGAACAGCGCCGCATCGGCCAGGAGCTCCACGACGACATTCAGCAGCAACTGACGGGGCTGACGCTGTTCGCGCGCCATCTGGCGGACGGACTCGGGGCCGTCGCCGGCGACGATCCGCGCCTGGCGTCGCTGCAGAAGATTGCGCTGCGGATCGCCAACGGCCTGCGCGAGACCAACCAGTCGCTACGGGAACTGGCCCGCGGGCTGGTGCCGCTGCACGTCGACTCCGAAGGGCTGAGTGCCGCGCTCGCGAGTCTGGCGAAGCAGGTCCGGGAACTGTATGCGATCGACTGCGCATACGCCGGCGAACCCACTCTGTCTGGACTGGATGCTCAGCAGACGACTCATCTCTACCGCATCGCGCAGGAAGCCGTCCAGAACATTCTCAAGCATGCGTCTGCCAAGAAAGTGTCTATCCGGTTGTTCGAGCGGGACGCGCAACTGGCGCTGGAAATTTCCGACGACGGCGTCGGCGTCGATCGTGAGGCTCAGTCATCGGGACGCGGTCTCCACATCATGGCCCACCGGGCGGACCTGATCGGCGCGGTGCTGACGGTTCGCCGCGGCGAACCGGATGGTACGATCGTCTGCTGTGCCTTGCCTTTTCCTCGGTCCGCTTAG